The following are encoded in a window of Maridesulfovibrio ferrireducens genomic DNA:
- a CDS encoding STAS domain-containing protein, translating into MELSSKKVENALIVGMKGRLDALTSPNFEDAICKFIREGEIRIVFDLGDLDYISSAGLRAILSTAKRLKAEDGAIAFANITGMISEVFEISGFGSMFNIYGSALLAAKELS; encoded by the coding sequence ATGGAACTAAGTAGTAAAAAAGTTGAAAATGCTCTTATTGTCGGTATGAAAGGAAGACTCGACGCGCTGACTTCTCCTAATTTTGAAGATGCAATATGCAAATTCATTAGAGAAGGTGAAATCAGAATTGTTTTCGATCTCGGTGACCTTGATTACATCTCCAGCGCAGGCTTAAGGGCTATTCTTTCGACAGCAAAAAGATTGAAAGCTGAAGACGGAGCAATTGCTTTTGCTAACATTACCGGAATGATCAGCGAAGTTTTTGAAATTTCAGGATTTGGCTCCATGTTTAATATCTATGGATCTGCCCTGCTCGCCGCAAAAGAACTGTCTTAG
- a CDS encoding MauE/DoxX family redox-associated membrane protein, whose protein sequence is MGKAKIFGKLMSEQAYLIIRCLLAVVFFYAGATKIMDTNGFATVISGYGLLPDSLVGLSAIVLPVAEILIATALVWDLKGSLFLYSILLLVFMGVLAHGINMGLDVDCGCFAPGDAEGEAYHSLREALFRDLFLFSGCVYLYWLRGAKDYRPRSIFAFISKK, encoded by the coding sequence ATGGGGAAGGCGAAAATATTTGGAAAGCTTATGTCTGAGCAGGCTTATTTGATTATCAGATGTCTTCTTGCCGTTGTATTTTTTTATGCAGGGGCAACAAAGATTATGGATACTAATGGTTTTGCAACGGTCATCAGCGGATATGGGTTACTGCCTGATTCTCTGGTCGGTTTGTCCGCAATAGTTCTTCCCGTGGCGGAAATATTAATTGCGACTGCGCTTGTCTGGGATCTTAAAGGGTCTTTATTTCTCTACTCGATTCTGCTGCTCGTCTTTATGGGCGTCCTTGCTCACGGAATAAATATGGGACTTGATGTCGATTGCGGTTGTTTTGCTCCGGGGGATGCAGAAGGCGAAGCGTATCATTCACTTCGCGAAGCTCTTTTCAGAGATCTGTTTTTATTCTCCGGCTGTGTATATCTTTATTGGCTTAGGGGAGCGAAAGATTACAGACCTAGATCGATTTTTGCTTTTATTTCAAAAAAATAA
- a CDS encoding MFS transporter gives MYIFLLILTIATAIGFQGWRTLLNNFAIDVAGLNGGEFGLIGSIREIPGFLALFVIYFLFLIKEHRLAALSVILMGVGVAITGFMPSFMGIAFTTIIMSFGFHYYETLNQSLTLQYFGYSEAPIVMARLRSLGAATNICVGVAIFAVSGLFDYKEMFIAAGACAILGGIYCSFQDPSSKEIPLQHKKMILKSRYWLFYALTFMAGARRQIFVAFAVFLLVKKFGYSIQDITILFVVNNVINYFLNPLIAKAVNKYGERKVLSLEYASLVLIFTAYAFIESPLIGGILYILDNIFFNFAMGIRTFFQKIADKKDIAPSMAVGFTINHIAAVAIPVLAGIAWMQDYRIVFLGAAALSAVSLILVQFIDHELKMKMNL, from the coding sequence ATGTATATTTTTCTTCTCATTCTGACTATAGCAACAGCAATAGGATTTCAGGGATGGAGAACACTTTTAAACAACTTCGCCATAGATGTTGCCGGCCTAAACGGCGGAGAATTCGGCCTGATAGGCTCAATCCGCGAGATTCCGGGCTTTCTGGCTTTATTTGTAATCTATTTTCTCTTTCTCATTAAAGAGCATAGGCTTGCGGCTCTTTCTGTCATTCTCATGGGCGTAGGTGTTGCAATAACAGGGTTCATGCCTTCTTTCATGGGCATTGCTTTCACTACTATAATCATGTCCTTCGGGTTTCATTATTATGAAACCCTTAATCAATCTTTAACCCTACAATATTTCGGATACTCAGAAGCGCCAATTGTAATGGCCAGACTTAGAAGTCTCGGAGCAGCTACAAACATTTGCGTAGGAGTGGCTATCTTCGCCGTTTCAGGCCTTTTTGACTACAAAGAAATGTTCATAGCTGCTGGCGCATGTGCTATTCTTGGAGGCATATACTGCTCTTTTCAAGATCCTTCATCTAAAGAAATACCTCTTCAGCATAAAAAAATGATCCTGAAGTCAAGATACTGGCTTTTCTACGCACTCACCTTCATGGCCGGTGCGCGGAGACAGATATTTGTTGCGTTTGCAGTTTTTCTACTGGTCAAAAAATTTGGTTACTCCATTCAGGATATCACCATTTTATTTGTAGTAAATAATGTTATTAACTACTTTTTAAATCCCTTGATTGCCAAGGCTGTCAATAAATACGGCGAAAGAAAAGTACTGAGTCTTGAGTACGCAAGTTTAGTTTTGATATTTACTGCCTATGCATTCATCGAAAGCCCTCTGATCGGTGGAATACTTTATATTCTAGACAACATATTTTTCAACTTTGCCATGGGTATCCGCACTTTCTTCCAGAAAATAGCGGATAAAAAAGACATTGCGCCAAGCATGGCTGTAGGCTTTACCATCAATCACATTGCAGCAGTAGCGATTCCCGTTCTGGCAGGCATTGCGTGGATGCAGGACTACCGCATAGTCTTTCTCGGCGCCGCAGCATTATCTGCTGTTTCACTAATTCTTGTGCAATTTATTGATCATGAATTAAAAATGAAAATGAATTTGTAA
- a CDS encoding RHS repeat domain-containing protein has protein sequence MCRGFFFGDPVVVFMVADERGNEVKRIIYDSFGNLLFDSNEKFDTCVGFSAGLADKDTGLVHFGYREYDPAIGRFITPDPIGFAGGDVDVYGYCLDDPINFVDRTGLMGYVPRIAQCGSAIVNTLDPSRPSWQGAALNLVVDAVKNQDLDENIKKIQEGRFKKRERRPVRTDLRKSKNK, from the coding sequence ATGTGTCGGGGCTTTTTTTTTGGCGATCCCGTTGTAGTCTTCATGGTTGCGGATGAAAGGGGTAATGAGGTAAAGCGAATTATATATGATTCGTTTGGTAATTTGCTATTCGATAGTAATGAAAAGTTTGATACTTGCGTGGGTTTTTCCGCAGGTCTGGCCGATAAAGATACTGGCTTGGTTCACTTCGGATATCGTGAATATGATCCCGCCATCGGTAGATTCATAACTCCTGACCCAATCGGCTTCGCTGGCGGGGATGTGGATGTTTATGGGTATTGTCTTGATGATCCTATTAATTTTGTGGATCGGACGGGATTGATGGGTTATGTGCCAAGGATAGCTCAATGTGGTTCTGCTATAGTAAATACTTTAGATCCAAGTAGGCCTTCGTGGCAAGGTGCAGCCCTAAATCTTGTTGTGGATGCTGTTAAAAATCAAGATCTCGATGAAAATATTAAGAAAATACAAGAAGGACGATTCAAGAAGAGAGAACGTAGGCCAGTAAGGACTGATCTGAGGAAAAGTAAAAATAAATAA
- a CDS encoding RHS repeat-associated core domain-containing protein, with product MWTGQDKDTGLIHFGYREYDPTIGRFITFDPIGLAGRAFFI from the coding sequence TTGTGGACCGGACAGGATAAAGACACGGGCCTCATTCACTTTGGATATCGTGAATATGATCCCACCATCGGCAGATTCATAACCTTCGATCCAATCGGCTTAGCTGGCAGAGCTTTTTTTATTTAA
- a CDS encoding DEAD/DEAH box helicase, producing the protein MKNSKDDHPVGDELKNDYAHQEPDKVVEPEEALKEIAIEDLPNSIKKALEKTGWDSLTPVQSKSLPYQLDRIDLMVQARTGSGKTGAFVLPLLEKLDPSLNRTQALILVPTRELARQVEREAEIIFEGSGLRVLSVYGGVGYGRQKEQLEKGAHMVVGTPGRILDHLMRRTFSLNDLKTLIFDEADRMLSIGFYPDMQQVKSYLPRRPISAYMFSATFPEHVLRLSKEFMYKPQLLSLSSKHVHVAEIEHAYYEVPAMGRERQLMRVLEMENPTSAIIFCNTKANVNFVTAVLNNFGFNAGDLTSDLSQNKRESILGDLRSGKIKFLVATDIAARGIDVPDLSHVILYEPPEEKESYIHRAGRTGRAGSSGIAISLVDVIQKLELQRIATTYSINFDCRTLPDDKEILKTINERLTTILEAKYRSTTILEKERINRYKELVRQLAQDDEQCTLVGMLMDELYQNSLHARPPQPPSEGQDTSGNRPRPAKRPPQSGNRPGGPGKGGRPQGRNSGGNRRY; encoded by the coding sequence ATGAAAAATTCAAAAGACGACCACCCCGTGGGCGATGAACTAAAAAACGACTATGCCCATCAAGAACCTGACAAAGTGGTTGAGCCAGAAGAGGCCCTTAAAGAAATCGCCATAGAAGACCTGCCTAATTCAATAAAAAAAGCGCTGGAAAAAACCGGATGGGACAGCCTGACCCCGGTTCAATCAAAATCCCTTCCTTATCAATTAGACAGAATAGACCTGATGGTTCAGGCAAGAACAGGAAGCGGGAAAACAGGCGCATTTGTCCTGCCGCTGCTTGAAAAACTCGACCCGTCACTTAATCGCACACAGGCTTTGATCCTCGTTCCTACAAGGGAACTTGCCAGACAGGTTGAACGTGAAGCTGAAATAATTTTCGAAGGTTCAGGACTCCGGGTTCTTTCCGTATACGGCGGAGTCGGCTACGGCAGACAGAAAGAACAATTGGAAAAGGGCGCACACATGGTTGTGGGTACCCCGGGCCGAATTCTTGACCATTTGATGAGAAGGACATTCTCCCTGAATGACCTGAAAACACTTATCTTTGATGAAGCGGACCGCATGCTTTCCATCGGTTTTTATCCCGACATGCAGCAGGTAAAATCATATCTGCCCCGTCGCCCGATCAGCGCATACATGTTTTCAGCGACCTTCCCTGAGCACGTGCTGCGGTTATCAAAAGAGTTCATGTACAAGCCTCAGTTGCTGAGCCTGAGCAGCAAACATGTCCATGTAGCAGAAATTGAACACGCATATTACGAAGTTCCAGCTATGGGCCGCGAAAGACAGCTCATGCGAGTACTGGAGATGGAAAATCCCACCTCGGCTATCATTTTCTGTAACACCAAAGCCAACGTAAATTTCGTAACAGCAGTGCTGAACAACTTCGGATTCAACGCCGGAGATTTGACCTCCGACCTTTCACAAAACAAACGTGAAAGCATTCTTGGAGACCTCAGGTCCGGTAAAATTAAATTTCTCGTGGCAACGGACATTGCTGCACGCGGAATTGACGTTCCAGACCTGTCTCACGTTATTCTGTATGAACCACCCGAAGAAAAAGAATCTTACATTCACAGGGCCGGACGCACAGGACGAGCAGGATCATCGGGAATCGCGATTTCTCTTGTAGACGTTATTCAAAAACTGGAGTTGCAGAGAATTGCGACAACTTACAGTATAAATTTTGACTGCCGCACCCTGCCGGATGACAAAGAAATTCTGAAGACTATCAATGAACGGCTTACCACCATTCTGGAAGCCAAATACCGCTCAACAACTATTCTTGAAAAAGAACGCATCAACCGTTACAAAGAACTTGTTCGCCAGCTTGCGCAAGATGATGAGCAATGCACCTTGGTTGGGATGCTCATGGACGAACTGTATCAAAACTCGCTCCACGCCCGCCCGCCGCAGCCTCCGTCCGAAGGACAGGATACAAGCGGTAACAGGCCACGTCCTGCGAAAAGGCCTCCTCAGTCCGGCAACAGGCCCGGAGGCCCCGGCAAAGGTGGTAGACCACAAGGCAGAAATTCTGGTGGAAACCGTAGATACTAA
- a CDS encoding DsbA family protein, protein MRRFLLSILSIATLLLPSSFAEAKSPLETSLQKEIKTVLQSNPELILEAFKGHEEELYDLMQVGLEKKNKAKIRNRQKKQLDNPNIPLPMPNRPLWGNPDGNISIFAYSDFQSASCSKANKTIKELLKNDRNINYRYRHNPQGFHKMSRPAALYYEALALQDHQKAIIFNSLLFANRSKINKGGLKELDTLVLKAGGNLPRLHRDIKSVQLINIVDRDLNEAKKFGFTASPVFVINGVTVTGAAPLEEFKEVIQLIRDHMSK, encoded by the coding sequence ATGAGACGCTTTCTTCTTTCAATTTTATCAATTGCAACACTCTTGCTCCCTTCTTCATTTGCGGAGGCCAAATCCCCCCTTGAGACTTCGCTCCAAAAAGAAATAAAGACAGTATTACAGAGCAACCCTGAACTAATTTTAGAAGCTTTCAAAGGACATGAAGAAGAACTGTACGACCTCATGCAAGTCGGGCTTGAAAAGAAAAACAAAGCTAAGATACGGAACAGACAGAAAAAACAACTGGATAATCCGAATATTCCGCTTCCAATGCCTAATCGCCCGCTATGGGGAAATCCAGATGGGAATATTTCAATCTTTGCTTACTCTGATTTTCAATCAGCAAGCTGTTCAAAAGCAAACAAAACAATAAAGGAACTTTTAAAAAACGATCGAAACATTAATTACCGCTACCGCCATAACCCTCAAGGCTTTCACAAAATGTCCCGCCCTGCGGCACTGTATTATGAAGCTTTAGCCCTGCAGGACCACCAGAAAGCAATCATATTTAACAGTCTGCTTTTTGCAAATCGGTCTAAAATTAATAAAGGCGGGCTGAAAGAACTCGACACACTTGTGTTAAAAGCCGGAGGTAATCTGCCTCGTCTGCATCGCGACATCAAGTCAGTTCAACTTATCAACATTGTTGACCGTGATCTCAACGAAGCTAAAAAATTTGGATTTACGGCTTCACCTGTTTTCGTTATTAACGGCGTAACGGTAACTGGAGCGGCTCCACTTGAAGAATTTAAAGAAGTGATCCAACTAATCCGCGATCATATGTCAAAATAA
- a CDS encoding pyridoxal phosphate-dependent aminotransferase produces MKLLSSQVEGYLDSSSWIRKMFETGMVLKKKFGEDAVCDFSLGNPDVPAPAAIADGLKELAECAGEPFAFGYMPNFGYPSLREKLAKTVSQEQGVPVEGSDLIITCGAAGAINALYRSILNPGDQILCPAPYFVEYGFYAQNYGGELVTVPSKPLTFELDFEGIEKAINEKTRVVLINSPNNPTGVVYSKEDLEKLTDILKKANAGRERPIFLVADEPYRFLAFDGVEVPSILPLYPYSVVVSSFSKNLSLAGERIGYALINPEMPEKQTLLAGLVLANRILGFVNAPAVGQKLLEKALGAQVDKKIYLERRDAMAKVLDDAGYSYTLPKGAFYFFPEAPGGDDVKFCAALQEEKILAVPGTGFGFPGYFRLAFCVGVNVIERSTEGFKKAIAQF; encoded by the coding sequence ATGAAATTGCTCTCAAGTCAGGTAGAAGGATACCTTGACAGCTCATCCTGGATTCGCAAAATGTTCGAAACCGGAATGGTCCTAAAGAAAAAATTCGGTGAAGACGCAGTATGTGACTTCTCTCTCGGCAATCCAGACGTTCCAGCTCCGGCAGCTATTGCTGACGGCCTCAAAGAACTGGCCGAATGTGCAGGAGAACCTTTTGCATTTGGATACATGCCGAACTTCGGTTACCCTTCTTTGCGCGAAAAACTGGCAAAAACAGTTTCGCAAGAACAAGGTGTTCCTGTTGAAGGAAGTGATCTAATTATTACCTGCGGAGCAGCAGGAGCAATCAATGCTCTCTATCGCTCCATTCTTAATCCGGGCGATCAGATTTTATGCCCGGCTCCTTACTTTGTGGAATACGGATTCTACGCACAGAACTACGGCGGAGAACTGGTAACAGTTCCTTCCAAACCGCTTACTTTTGAGCTGGACTTTGAAGGAATCGAAAAAGCCATCAACGAGAAAACCCGTGTTGTGCTTATCAATTCCCCGAACAACCCCACAGGTGTTGTTTACTCAAAAGAAGATCTTGAAAAGCTCACAGATATCCTTAAAAAAGCCAACGCCGGCCGCGAAAGACCTATCTTTCTGGTTGCCGACGAGCCATATAGATTCCTCGCATTTGACGGCGTAGAAGTACCTTCCATTTTACCGCTGTATCCGTACAGTGTCGTGGTAAGTTCTTTTTCCAAAAACCTTTCTCTGGCTGGAGAAAGAATCGGTTACGCACTTATCAACCCGGAAATGCCTGAAAAACAGACCCTGCTCGCAGGACTGGTTCTCGCCAATCGCATTCTCGGCTTTGTAAATGCTCCGGCTGTCGGACAAAAGCTGCTTGAAAAAGCACTCGGCGCTCAGGTTGATAAAAAAATCTACCTTGAAAGACGCGACGCAATGGCTAAAGTCCTTGATGATGCGGGATATTCCTACACATTGCCAAAAGGTGCATTCTACTTCTTCCCCGAAGCTCCGGGTGGCGATGATGTAAAATTCTGCGCCGCTCTTCAGGAAGAAAAAATTCTCGCAGTACCCGGAACAGGCTTCGGCTTCCCCGGATACTTCAGACTCGCTTTCTGCGTAGGCGTAAACGTAATCGAACGCTCAACCGAAGGGTTCAAAAAAGCCATCGCACAGTTTTAA
- a CDS encoding rhodanese-like domain-containing protein, whose translation MKFVRNVFSLAAVCALMFSLVGCLGSDKFEQEVSKETGAIKLVREIQRGDYDVISTAELKALLDSKAEVLVIDTMPYEASYKKEHVPGAKQFLFPIPDMDEWDVTKTDGKTQEQFVEMLGPDKDKEIVVYCGFVKCSRSHNGAAWAKKLGYTNVKRYPGGIFAWKGAKYPVGSVK comes from the coding sequence ATGAAATTTGTAAGAAATGTTTTTTCACTTGCCGCAGTATGCGCATTGATGTTTTCACTGGTCGGCTGTCTAGGCAGTGATAAATTTGAGCAGGAAGTTTCAAAAGAAACAGGCGCAATCAAACTTGTTCGTGAAATACAGCGCGGTGATTACGATGTGATCTCAACTGCTGAACTTAAGGCTCTTCTGGATAGTAAAGCGGAAGTGCTCGTTATCGACACCATGCCGTATGAAGCCAGCTATAAAAAAGAACATGTTCCCGGCGCAAAACAGTTCCTCTTCCCGATTCCTGATATGGATGAATGGGACGTGACCAAAACTGACGGCAAAACTCAGGAACAGTTTGTCGAAATGCTTGGACCTGATAAAGATAAAGAAATCGTTGTTTATTGTGGATTCGTTAAATGTTCCCGCAGTCATAATGGTGCAGCATGGGCTAAAAAGCTCGGCTACACCAACGTGAAAAGATACCCCGGTGGTATTTTCGCATGGAAAGGTGCTAAGTACCCTGTTGGGTCTGTTAAATAA
- a CDS encoding M48 family metallopeptidase, protein MADFPPPYSIRVSARAKNVIIKLIPDKGLEVVLPKGVRKVEVPRFLENKREWILSAIKHLEQKGFSLSPPELVLPESLFLVATETEIYIHRVRTRKPGLRVRKNVDKLMLSGAAWTEQEDIGALTEFVRTQARSFLLAELTKISKEIDMPFKKLFIRSQRKRWGSCSSKGNINLNMKLMFLPYRLVRYVLIHELCHTVHLNHSARYWQLVQQVEPEFQSLEKELSEASPLVPDWINF, encoded by the coding sequence ATGGCTGATTTTCCGCCACCATATTCAATAAGGGTGAGTGCGCGGGCAAAAAATGTGATAATCAAGCTGATCCCTGATAAAGGATTGGAAGTCGTTTTGCCTAAAGGTGTACGGAAGGTTGAAGTTCCGCGATTTCTTGAGAACAAGCGGGAATGGATTTTATCCGCAATTAAACATCTGGAGCAGAAAGGATTTTCACTTTCTCCGCCGGAGTTGGTGTTGCCTGAAAGTCTATTTTTAGTTGCGACTGAAACCGAAATATATATTCATAGAGTGCGGACCAGAAAGCCCGGTTTGCGAGTCCGCAAAAATGTGGACAAATTGATGTTGAGCGGTGCGGCTTGGACTGAGCAGGAAGATATTGGTGCTCTGACAGAGTTCGTCCGTACACAGGCTCGCTCTTTTTTGCTCGCGGAACTTACAAAAATTTCAAAAGAAATAGATATGCCTTTTAAAAAACTGTTCATCCGTTCTCAGCGTAAACGCTGGGGGAGCTGTTCTTCAAAGGGGAATATCAATCTTAATATGAAACTCATGTTCCTGCCGTACAGGCTGGTTCGCTATGTCTTGATTCATGAGCTTTGCCACACCGTTCATCTTAATCACTCTGCTAGATATTGGCAGCTTGTGCAGCAGGTAGAGCCTGAGTTTCAATCGCTTGAGAAAGAACTTAGTGAGGCTAGTCCGCTTGTTCCTGATTGGATTAATTTTTAG